One Cryptomeria japonica chromosome 9, Sugi_1.0, whole genome shotgun sequence genomic window carries:
- the LOC131029808 gene encoding protein BRASSINAZOLE-RESISTANT 2, with product MELKHVARGCIKKTAGPWIVRRASAKGGHETTGWRIPSAKERDKNRQRERLRRAVAAKIFAGLRAHGNYCLPKHADHNEVLKALCNEAGWHVEQDGTTYRKNSGFELPALKSAGTSRPTSSSSHFYDQRERSQTQSRFELEQGDLSWNGKSGGGERHDVGFVVRYKREDMGQGLPMLSEVVLNAVHVEQSEKVQHGNPQSSAFIPSAVPTRLSLSSKQSQNVL from the exons CTGCATAAAGAAGACGGCAGGGCCCTGGATTGTGAGGCGGGCATCGGCGAAGGGAGGGCATGAGACGACTGGGTGGAGAATTCCCTCtgcaaaggaaagagataagaacAGACAACGGGAGAGGCTCCGCCGGGCTGTTGCAGCTAAAATATTTGCGGGTCTCCGTGCCCATGGCAACTATTGCCTTCCTAAACATGCCGATCATAATGAAGTGCTCAAAGCTCTCTGCAACGAAGCCGGCTGGCATGTCGAACAGGACGGAACCACATATAGAAAG AATTCAGGGTTTGAGTTACCAGCACTGAAGTCTGCCGGGACAAGCAGACCCACTTCTTCGAGCAGCCATTTTTATGACCAACGGGAAAGATCACAAACACAGAGCAGATTTGAACTGGAACAGGGTGATTTGAGCTGGAACGGTAAATCTGGAGGAGGAGAAAGACATGATGTTGGGTTTGTGGTTAGATACAAGAGGGAAGATATGGGCCAGGGATTGCCCATGTTATCAGAGGTCGTGTTGAATGCAGTACATGTTGAGCAGAGTGAGAAGGTGCAACACGGGAATCCTCAATCTTCTGCCTTCATCCCTTCTGCTGTACCCACCAGATTATCGCTCTCATCTAAACAGAGTCAAAATGTCTTATAG
- the LOC131029793 gene encoding uncharacterized protein LOC131029793 translates to MKIQKAWPNIKIRHGVRHSRQISKKYNSPTVWTPPQSGWIKANFDRAAQRGGGLYWVGVVFRAHSGSIIKLGAQCIKEGTNNEAEVYAAWLAIRRARKMGIKKLYLEGDSLIIIQAIKNGQIKAWHLQNFISLILEDLSHFEEVMVSHIKWEGNTDADKLSKWVLSFNQIEDSIFEVFDGVVWRQDGGYIHLPNKEAT, encoded by the exons ATGAAAATACAAAAAGCATGGCCTAACATCAAAATAAGGCATGGGGTCCGACATTCTAGGCAGATAAGTAAGAAATATAACTCACCCACAGTATGGACTCCACCTCAGTCGGGGTGGATCAAAGCCAATTTTGATAGAGCAGCTCAGCGTGGAGGGGGTCTATATTGGGTGGGAGTGGTTTTTCGAGCTCACAGTGGCAGCATTATAAAATTGGGAGCACAATGTATCAAAGAGGGCACCAACAATGAGGCGGAAGTTTATGCAGCGTGGCTAGCAATTAGACGTGCTAGGAAAATGGGGATTAAAAAACTATATCTGGAAGGGGACTCGTTGATCATAATCCAGGCCATAAAAAATGGCCAAATAAAAGCATGGCACCTACAAAATTTTATCTCACTAATTTTAGAGGATTTGAGTCATTTTGAAGAAGTCATGGTTAGCCACATCAAATGGGAGGGCAACACAGATGCAGATAAATTGTCTAAATGGGTATTGTCCTTTAATCAGATTGAGGATTCCATTTTTGAAGTCTTTGACG GTGTTGTTTGGCGACAGGATGGAGGCTACATTCACCTTCCAAACAAAGAAGCAACATAA